The genomic DNA ttttaaagatgtgatatttggttttacactatatgaacaaacatttgaaaaggaattttacctttgcaacatcattatactattggctaagttttatattcataattgtaagtttctcaatacccgacctatcttttgtgcctttaaaaaagatttagaacactctctacctctaacaaccaaaaagctgtgaaaactatgatgctgtgttccaaatttaagttatttactgaaattgagtgagcctatggctttgcactgtgtttattatatacaggactgtctcagaaaattagaatattgtgataaagttctttattatacggagcccctaaagggacatgggaatttttttttttttagacatgtatctcgtggccacgagaaagtatctcgtggccacgagaaagtatctcgtggccacgagaaactttctcgtggccacgagaaactttttattaaaaaaaaaaaataaataaaaaaaaatatatatatttttttttttttttttttaataaaaagtttctcgtggccacgaaaaactttctcgtggccacgagaaactttctcgtggccacgagaaactttctcgtgcgcacgagaaactttctcgtggccacgagaaagcattggatgcgtgctgatggtttagtgtgtgttaaaatggcagtttaggagttaatatggctgtatttccagataggactttcccccatgtgtgttgtggcaaaatgtgaatgcttgattagtaggtgtgagacaaacactttatcttcctggttattgtaacgctacgtgtttgacattatttaagacgttatcatgcccgggaaaggacagttttcctcttctgtggctgtggggggtgggcgtggcttgcggacctgcagcgaagcggagtgtgtcagttagtccgatgttgatgtgatcaaacttctttcttgcttggaagatacacacacaattgtaactgttatttcttcctgcaaataataaatatgtacaacgtgtttggatgtattcatttatgtaaaattgtcattaaatgtaatattgcctgacaaaaagtgatacgacgtacgtaatattttgatatttacacatcgcatatttacacacgcgcatctgactagaatacccttatgtgcattacatatatcaacatcaactacctactgtactgtttacttgttgaaataccctttttagaacaaatatctacccacataatttatatgtgtatatataatatatatatatatatgtgtatgtatgtatatgcatatatatatatatatatatatatatatatatatatatatatatatatatatatatatatatatatatatatatgcatatatatatatatatatacgtgtatgtatgtatatgcatatatatatatatatatatatatatatatatatatatatatatatatatatatgcatatatatatatatatacgtgtatgtatgtatatgcatatatatatatatatatatatatatatatatatatatatatatatatatatgcatatatatatatatatatacgtgtatgtatgtatatgcatatatatatatatatatatatatatatatatatatatatatatatatatatatatatatatatatatatgcatatatatatatatatacgtgtatgtatgtatatgcatatatatatatatatatatatatatatatatatgcatatatatatatatatacacgtgtatgtatgtatatgcatatatatatatatatatatatatatatatatatatatatatatatgcatatataaatatatacgtgtatgtatgtatatgcatatatatatatatatatatatatatatatatatatatatatatatatatatatacatatatatatatatatatatatatatatatatatacatatacatacatacacatatatatatatattatatatacacatataaattatgtgggtagatatttgttctaaaaagggtatttcaacaagtaaacagtacagtaggtagttgatgttgatatatgtaatgcacataagggtattctagtcagatgcgcgtgtgtaaatatgcgatgtgtaaatatcaaaatattacgtacgtcgtatcactttttgtcaggcaatattacatttaatgacaattttacataaatgaatacatccaaacacgttgtacatatttattatttgcaggaagaaataacagttacaattgtgtgtgtatcttccaagcaagaaagaagtttgatcacatcaacatcggactaactgacacactccgcttcgctgcaggtccgcaagccacgcccaccccccacagccacagaagaggaaaactgtcctttcccgggcatgataacgtcttaaataatgtcaaacacgtagcgttacaataaccaggaagataaagtgtttgtctcacacctactaatcaagcattcacattttgccacaacacacatgggggaaagtcctatctggaaatacagccatattaactcctaaactgccattttaacacacactaaaccatcagcacgcatccaatgctttctcgtggccacgagaaagtttctcgtggccacgagaaacttattaaaaaaaaaaaaaaaaaaaaaaatttcaaaacatTTCCAACACTTAAATCCCTAATCAATCCCAAATAATTTCACAATTCATAATATTGCGTTTGACTcactttttgagcaatgagtaGAAAATACAATATCCAACTAAAATTCTCATGGATCCAAAGCACCCcactcagttttttttttaaacttaacaccttccatccatccatcttcttccgcttatccaaggtcgggttgcgggggcagcagcctaagcagggaaacccagacttccctctccccagccacttcgtccagctcttcccaggggatcccgaggcgttcttaggccagccgggagacatagtcttcccaacgtgtcctgggtcttccccgtggcctcctaccggtcggatgtgccctaaacacctccctagggaggcgttcgggtggcatcctgaccagatgctcgaaccacctcaactggctcctctcgatgtggaggagcagcggctttactttgagctccccccagatggcagagcttctcaccctatctcaaagggagagccccgccacccggcggagggaactcatttcggccgcttgtacccgtgatcttgtcttttcggtcataacccaaagctcatgaccataggtgaggatgggaacgtccgtgccagcaacttgagggttgcaggttcgatccccgcttccgccatcctagtcactgccgttgtgtccttgggcaagacactttacccacctgctcccagtgccacccacactcgtttaaatgtaacttagatattgggtttcacaatgtaaagcgctttgagtcacttgagaaaaagcgctatataaatgtaattcacttcactaaattgagagctttgccttccggctcagctccttcttcaccacgacggatcgatacagcgtcctcattactgaagacgccgcaccgatccgcctgtcgatccactcttccctcactcgtgaacaagactccaaagtacttgaactcctccacttggggcaacttAACACATTTTTGATAATGCCTTGTCACCAAAAACTTTTACAGCAAACAAAATTGTTTACCCCCAAACATGTTCAAATGGAACAGttgacagctttaaagaaaaaaaacaagccaGAATAGCAATTAGTCAACATTGCTTTTTTTTTCCTCACTAAACTTCAgttcttttaataataataataataactgggatttatatagcgcttttctaagtacccaaagtcgctttacatgttaaaaacccatcattcattcacacctagtggtggtaagctactttcgtagccacagctgccctggggtagactgacggaagcgtggctgccaatttgcgcctacggcccctccgcccaccacctatcattcattcaccggtgtgagcggcaccgggggcaagggtgaagtgtcctgcccaaggacacaacggcatggtaagaggcggggagcgaacctgcaaacctcaggtttctgacacgggcgctctacccactacgccatgacgCCCCAATCCActtaaatatttacatatgtgccACAGGTCAAAAATAATTAGCTGCGAGCATGGATTTTTTCTTTCCTTAAGtacatcctagtcatgtccgttgtgtccttgagctagacacttcacccttgctcctgacgggttgtggttagggccttgcaaggCAGAATCAGTGCGTGAATGTGGAAAAGGTGACaaggcgctttgagtaccttgaagttagaaaagtactatacaagtgtaacccatttgcCATTTAGTTCAAATATTTTCCTGTCATGACATCCGCGTAAAGAAGCGTACAAGTGACAACTAGTTTCCTGAAGGCTATACGTCCATATTCACAACGCTGCTCACGGCTTAAGGATCCCCAAGACAGGGAAAACCAGACGCCCGGGGTCAAATCCGGCCCAGGAATGACACCAGAATGGCCTGCGAACAGGCAGAAGATTCCTAAAGCCAAATGTTTGACAAGCTTTTTGGCATCAGTCGGTCTTTCAGACTGCTACAGCGCTCCCATTATACTGACAGGGACTATTTACCCCCCAATTTAGGCATGCTGacaaaactaaaaatataaatgtcAACAGCAGAGGACACTGAAGAATAAGAATTGAAAAGGTGGAAATTTGGTTGTCTGTTAGGGCTGGTGTCTCCCAACCGCACACAGATGTCACTATCTTGTAGTTCTCTTCCATAACTTCACTTCCTATGACTAACACTCGGCAGTCAGCATTCACTGTAGACatcgagagaaaaaaaaacaacgtttcttTTCTCCATTTTATTGTTTCTGTACACAACAGGGATGTCCTCCAGGGAGTGAAGGGAAAGCCTGCAAAAGACAAACGTAATGAAACAAATGGAGTGAACTCGGTGCATGTAATTGTGACAAGAACAAAGATGTCAAATTCATCTTGAGCCAGTCGGTGTAGGCACCCCAaaaccaatgttttggtaccactaccaaaatgtatgtaaaaacTTAAAGACGACcacaattattggctttatttgaacaaaaactaaATCgtatgatgcattaaacaatgttggCATTAAATAGGCGAGAATATGGGGACCTCACGATTCGATGAAAAAtgtattgatgcatctttaatttatgtatattaatgcagttttacattttgatTCATTTCCCCAAGTAAGTGTTAATCACTTGCAACATTTAAAGACTGCATTTGGAATAAGAAAGTTACAATAATtcctataacatttttaaaattaatggaaatgtgtgcaaaactggaacatgagtgccctaaaataaaggagctggtcagatctGTGAGGTGGCTCACTGCTGTTAACCACAttttgtctgcattactttatttacaattaatACATCCATTGACTTTAAGTAGATTTTATAATCATCCATGTCCAatttgcgatgcatctaaaaatcgatttccCCCCTCTTTGAAGTAACAGTGAACATACGTAACAGCTTCTCACATAAGCAAGCAAACTGTTACCAAAGTATCCTAATTGGCTGCTGACGTGTGCACGAaaatgtcatttctcattctattattttgtctaaattattcatttacttgtttatttactgttaataactgcttactttagGTTTTAACATTTCTATCTACACATTAACATGCAATAAGCTATGTAGGTTTCAGTATTTACAGGTTGACCTTTATCGTTAGGTTTTAAGCCATACCACACCGTTACcgcttgtaagtgctctgtgtgtgtgttgactcgtgACATGCTCGCAGCTCATACTACCAGCAACATCACCACAGCACGCcatcatggcattaaaaaaaaaaagtactagtattttaatttttaaaggcagtatagtaccacaCTACTTTATTAGTACGGTTATACCGTACACCTCTAGGACGCGCTCTTACCCTCTTATGCGGTGGGCACTGGTGTCCCCTGGGGCATAACGGGCACGTCTGGTTTGGCGCCCTTCTGCTCAGAGATGGGTGTGGTAGGGAGGGGCTCGTCTTTGGGCTCCACGATGCTGACGTGGTCGGGCAGTGGCTTCTTGGGTCCGATCTTACCGCTGGGGTCCCACGGCAGCATGATCTTCACCTTGATGCCCAGCACACCTAACCACCATGACATCAAATCAGGACTTTGCGTGGCCGACAGCGACACCGACGTTCGATACAAGCGTGTACTCACCCTGTCGGAGCAGAACGTGGCGGACGGCCGTGTCGACGTAGTAGTTGACGGGGTCGCCGCTGTGGATCATCAAGCCGTCCACAAACTTCATGGACTTTGCCCTTTGGCCCCTCAGCTTGCCAGACACCACCACCTCGCAGCCCTTCGCGCCACTCTCCATGATGAACCTCAGAACACCGTAACATGCCCTGGAAGACGCTTCCATGTTTATCAAGTCCACAGAAAAGCAAAAAACCTAACTGGAGGTCCAGTCAAACCCTCTCAGACAAATGCCTCAGAATCTTCATCTGGAACGAGCTCGCTGCTCTGAGGAACTGAAACAGAACCACAGAACGTGGTCCTGAAGCAGCCTCCTCAGAGGCAAACAGAGTCCTGGTCCGACTCGTCATCGTATCTTCACTGAGGGACAAGCTGGACCACCGTTTGAAGCTTAGCTCACCTGCGCACAGCCAAACCTCCGAGCAGCTTGTAGCGCAGAGACTCAGCCTGGGCAATGGCGCACAGTCCGCGAGTGGCCACCTTCTCAGCATACAACTGAAACAGAAGCACAAAGTTCTAAGGATCCATATGCAGAGcgggttggttgaagtttatttcgaagATGTATACAatttcaatatgatacatcacatattttaatgttttgtccaaaaagaagcagaacttaaagggaaactgcacttttgtttTTTAGTTATGCTCATTGTTCAAAATCTTTAtgagacaaacacacatacttttttgggggtattttaaaaataaacgcttgcaagatgcggctaatgagtCGCCGCAGTAGCCTTCAAAACACTCCATCAACGtttcttatacacactgcaagcatatatgtatataatgtagtaacagacaccttcataacaatatgtgttatatacacactgcaagtatataaataatgtagtaacagacaccataactatatgtaatatggacaacatttaccgtattttggtctttTCATGCTTTACGGGAACTtttttcctcagcgcatttatttccgtttccatagcagcgcatttCCGACTTCTGCAACAAATGTGGGTCCTACTTCCAAAGAAACGCGAGTgttttgtaatcatggcagacttagtaatagacaacaaagatgacattTTGGACATGAGGATTAACAACCTTATCTTTTGGAAGCTGAATGAACCAAGTATTAACTGCTGCTTCTACAAGCGAGCATGAAGGTAAAGTGAGAAGTTGGAGCAAACAGAAGCCGAGGGAGTGGGGCGAAAATCACTCGAAGCTGGAAATGTGGCATTTGGAGCCAACCTATCAAGAGAAATGGAATGCTTACCCAAAGGCAACTGAAAACGTTCCCAGACAGCTTGTCATAATACTAATCATGATACATaatattgtgaacgataggcaaaattcttaatcaagtgcagtttccctttaagcctACCCATTTTCTAGCTCATAGCAATTCCAATAacattttcacttcctgttcatttatttgtacataatttacataaattaaataaaaaagtgattttcataaaaaaaataagtcagTTATGATTTACATAATGAAGATGAATTTGTTGTAAGATgaataatcttattttcagtaagtTCAAGACACACTATATGAAAGAACCCCTCTCAGACAAATGCCTCAGTGTCGTCACGAGAAAAGACTCGCTGGCCAGAAGGACCAGAACCGAACCACAGAACGTAGTTCCGAACCAGAACCCCCCTGACCAAGACTGAATCTTATCGGTCTCGTCATCGTGTCATCACTGAAGGGAACGCACATCTCCCTCACCGTACGCACAGTTGGCGTCAACATTGTTCTTAACGTCTCACCTCCACGTTGCCCTCAGGGAAGCCAAACCTCTTCTGGACCACAGCGGTCAGCTCTCTGATGCGACGGCCTTTCTCTCCCAGAACATTCTGGGTCCTGAGGACAAAACCTGTGTCATTACATCATGAGCGGTTGTCACCAACCTTTGAGCCTATGACACCTGGTCTTGGCTATGAACCAAGGCAAGATCTGACAAGAGGCTTCACTGTTTCTCTCATTCTGTTAGTAGCTCAAAAACTAATGGATGTTTTTTTGACTAAACTTTCAAAAAAAGCCAAAAATAGGACAAGTTATTACATTCTGGGGGTGGTCCGAATTCAGGACAATTTTCTCATAATAGGGATGTAGGGCATGGAGTACACAAGTGTTTTTCTAGTATGGTTGCAAAAACAGATTGTGCCTTCACCTTGTGGCTAGGATGATGATCTCGGTCTTGGTGGGGGTCCCGCGGACCTCAACACCCGAATATCCATCTTCTGCGAGCTCACGAGTCAGGAACTCATTCAGCTCTGCCTTGAAAATTCCATCTGCCACAAACTGGAGACACCACAGTCAGCATTTTAAACCCCAAACACTGGTATGATCCACAGGATCCtaattacaattttattttttaacctacACATCAGTAAATGCCACATGAAGTACAAAGACTAATAGTTCATACAACTTTCACATAGAGCTGGGATATAAACCGATAATACATATCGCAATATCACGTCATCAATAAAAAGCATTTTGCTTAGTTGCAAGAAACTggaagttgcgaagcaaggttggtgGCATGAAGGTACTCAcgagcaacacaggaagtgatcactgggagtaataacagccaatcaggtaacattaTCAAATTTGGTTGTGCCATCTGGTTGtctcgcggttgattctttgcgtGGAATGAGAAgaaaaaactaaaaatgagtgctgcagagaattATTAATTGTCGATAAAACAGGAAGTTTTAAAACAAACTGTAGTCAGACCAAGGCGCGCGTTATCAGTAATACCACAGGACCCTTGCTATTGAGCACAGCCAGTGTTCTGAAAAAATGTGCTATAAGTTTTCTGACCGGTAAGTGTGTCGACACTTGCAGCATGAAGAAGTTCATGTTGACACAAACAAAGGTAGCCTACTTTTCGTTTTCTTCGCTGTCGTTACAGGAATAACAAGTGATAGAACTTTTTGACGAACCAGCTTGATTCGACAGAACACTGGCACTAAACCTACAGAGAATAGTTGTCAGGTTTCTAGGTgtgcattttcacactttgcactattttgttacagttTAAGCATTTCCTTAAATATAGTCCATTCTGCACCATAAGAGATTattaagtgtattttttttaacattgtttaaagggatgtacgataatggctttttgccgatatccgatattgaccaactcttaattatcgataccgatatatacagtcgtggaattaacacaatattatgcctaatttggacaaccaggtatggtgaagataaggtcatttttttaaaatttaataaaataagataaataatttaaaaactttcttgaataaaaaagaaagtaaaacgatataaaaacagttacatagaaactagtaattaatgaaaatgagtaaaatcaactgttaaaggttagtactattagttgaccagcagcatgcacaatcatgtgtgcttacggactgtatctcttgcagactgtattgatctatatattgatatataatgtaggaaccagaatattaataacagaaagaaacacctCCAGTCAACCTTAACCATTGACTaacatcctcccccttccacatccccggattgtaaataaccaaatgtatatacttgttcgtatgctttctgaactcactgcTCGctttacatatcctaccaagtcagacctacactgtttcaatgtcattTTCTCTGataatgcaattgttgatgactgaagtgcttatatcaactaaaccctcctcatcccaccccccggattgtaaatattgtacatattgtaaataattcaatgtatatactctgatgattaacttgcgagatgactgtattatgctgatagtatatatttgtaccatgaattgatttaccatttggtggtcaattgtacggaatatgtactgtactgtgcaatctactaataaaagtttcaattaaaaaaacaaccttttgtgtgaatgagtgtaaatgggggagggaggttttttgggttggtgcactaattgtaagtgtatcttgtgttcataggttgatttaataaaaaaaaaaccaaaaaaacaataccgTTAAAAAAACctgataacgataatttccgatattacattttaaagcatttatcggccgatattattggacatctttgttttctatggTTGTGTGAACATTtattttctgccttgatagctgaggggagtATAAGAATGTTATTTGAAATAAAAACGTTTACATTTACTAAATATTGATCTTGCTCCTTATCTTCGACAGGTTATAGAAATAATAATTGACGATATCGATCAATATGAAACACTTAAAACGTTATTCTGTTTAAGTCTTATCACCCAGTCCTACTTTCAAATTGGTTCATGATACAATCACTTAACATTAATCAATAAAACTTCAGCCTCAAGCTAATAATACGCACTAACTTCACTGATAGTTTACGTCTGCTACAGatttcaacaaactttgatgacATGAAGTTACTGACTTGTTAGCATTAGCCGGTAGGTGCTAAGCTGGGCCATGAGTACTTAGCGGGACTAATGCTATATTAATATAATACATGTGACCAATATTAAAGAATCAACACCATAAACTCGCAGATAATGAATAGTCCACTTTGTTGCTTTAACACAAGCACCATGTCAGTGCCACAGCGTCGCCATGTTTGCTCGCCGCTCGAATGCAGCGCAATGCCGGCAGCATCCTCTACAATCCCGGCGAACCAGAGTTGGACCACAACTTAAACTCTCCGTGCGGTTACATGACACTTGCTTTCACATCGATCTAAGCCCATTTCGATGATAACCCTCCCCGTGAGGCAAAAAACGGCAcctacttttctctttttggagaTCTGCACCGCCATCTTCTTGCAGGCCGCAGACAGGAAAGGAAGGCCAAGCGATGCGGAAATGCTTTTATGTAATTTCCGGTGACGTCATGAGCGCAAACTCGCTGGGATTTGTTATTTCTTCCGCATTTCTTTTTTACAGGCGAAATGTGTTGCTTTCTGACGagacattttaattatttattgattCATTGTCGAAAAAAATACTCAGAAGCGTGCTCTGTAATAGTACTAATAGTGATGTATAAGTAAATAAAATTACTTTATTTGACATTATTATTGGCACGCAGTATATTGTCGTAGATAAAGCAACAACAGAAAAAAGCAAAAAATCGCAATGTAATGACTAAAAAATTACGTTTTGaaaataattaaagataaaacttAGTCCtctataacagtggtccccaaccaccggtccgtggatcgattggtaccgggccgcaagagaaataaaaaaaataaaaaatgtttttaattttattaaatcaacataaaaaacacaagatacacttacaattaatgcaccaacccaaaaaaactccctcctcattcacacaaaagggttgtttctttcttttattaatatttctggttcctacattgtatatcaatatgcatagatcaatacagtctgcagggatacagtccgtaagcacacatgattgtatttctttatgacaaaaaataaataaataaataaatacaattaacaccaccacccccacccccggtccctgggacaaattttcaagcgttgaccggtccgcagttacaaaaaggttggggaccactgctctataacacaaagctgacagaaAGTGTTGTCTTTGAATATATATGTAagatctgtttttagcattttttccaaataagaaaaATCAAAATGGCCCGCGCATACAAGCAAAAGTTTACAAACCAattatctaaaatattagaaaaaatatAATGCAAACAATGTTTaactagttagttagttaatttaaaaaaatacaaatatataaaccacattacgaattaattaatttggaaaattacaacaacaagAATAAACACTGTGCaaaaaacattaatattttcgcacaggcagactttttgacacactAGATTGAATGAATGACTAAATGAATGATATTCTGTATTGTCATTGCTTTCAGGAAGACCTTGACATGCAGTTCAGCAGCACCGGAAATATCAGCAGCATAttttaaaatgacaataaataaaaactagagagcacaatataaaaatatgcaatattgtttgattgattgatacttttattagtagattgcacagtacagtacatattccgtacaattgaccactaaatggtaacaccccaataagtttttcaacgtgtttaagtcggggtccacgt from Entelurus aequoreus isolate RoL-2023_Sb linkage group LG10, RoL_Eaeq_v1.1, whole genome shotgun sequence includes the following:
- the rps3 gene encoding 40S ribosomal protein S3, with protein sequence MAVQISKKRKFVADGIFKAELNEFLTRELAEDGYSGVEVRGTPTKTEIIILATRTQNVLGEKGRRIRELTAVVQKRFGFPEGNVELYAEKVATRGLCAIAQAESLRYKLLGGLAVRRACYGVLRFIMESGAKGCEVVVSGKLRGQRAKSMKFVDGLMIHSGDPVNYYVDTAVRHVLLRQGVLGIKVKIMLPWDPSGKIGPKKPLPDHVSIVEPKDEPLPTTPISEQKGAKPDVPVMPQGTPVPTA